Within Synechococcus sp. NB0720_010, the genomic segment AAGTACTTGACGAAGTCAAGAGAAGCGGTATTGAGATTGTCAAGCTTACACATGTCGGATAGAAGAAGAAGGTTCCCGGAGACAAGTGCTTCAAGCATACTCATTGACAATCCTTCCGACCAAGAGGGTAAGATAAATGCATCGCTATTTAAGCAGAGATCCCATTTAGCGTCTGACTCAAGGTGACCAACGTACTTAATATTGTCTCTAATTAGCATAGGATACTTATTGAACAGGTTAGGGATCAGGCATTGTTCATCTGGACCAGCAATCGTCACTGACAGACTTGATAGAAGAGGGTCCGGTAAAAGTGATAATGCTTCAAAGAGCAATGGGGTGCCCTTAAGGGTGTGAATACGACCTAGATAAAAAAGCTTTAGAGTATGGTCGGTTCGGAGATCTGCGTCTTTAGTGGGATAAGAAAGCTGTGAAGGAAGGCAAACTGGGTTAGGAAGGATGCGAACCTTTGAGTTAAAGCTGCGATCGATCCTTAAATAGTCGATTACTTCTTTGTCCGTCAGGGCAATTAAAGCCTTGCTGGATGCCATAATAGATTTCTCAAAGAAAGCGATATATAGATGTTTCTTTAGCTTCTTATAAGAGAGTCTGACGGGATCAAGTTGACCGCGCTGATGATAGATGAGAGGCTTATTATGAAGGCGCGAGAATAGTGCGCCGATAAGACTTGGATAGATAAATGGTACGTGGATGTGGTAGATGTCGAACTTGT encodes:
- a CDS encoding glycosyltransferase is translated as MAKPNKNILFITHGYYPCTRLGGPIESVRLLADTLVQMGHTVTVLCTNSNLDQIYGSSSAITTNSCNGVTVYRFPLAFKPNGSLGFMLCKGIIKFLMANGHKFDIYHIHVPFIYPSLIGALFSRLHNKPLIYHQRGQLDPVRLSYKKLKKHLYIAFFEKSIMASSKALIALTDKEVIDYLRIDRSFNSKVRILPNPVCLPSQLSYPTKDADLRTDHTLKLFYLGRIHTLKGTPLLFEALSLLPDPLLSSLSVTIAGPDEQCLIPNLFNKYPMLIRDNIKYVGHLESDAKWDLCLNSDAFILPSWSEGLSMSMLEALVSGNLLLLSDMCKLDNLNTASLDFVKYFSLNPHSIASTIADAINIPSGLLESQKALARQYSEENYHPSQVVSSLISIYTQSLA